A genomic window from Pantoea alhagi includes:
- the fliP gene encoding flagellar type III secretion system pore protein FliP (The bacterial flagellar biogenesis protein FliP forms a type III secretion system (T3SS)-type pore required for flagellar assembly.), with protein MRRLLPLLPLLLLTPEVHAQLPGLVTQPLPNGGQSWSLPVQTLVFITSLTFLPAILLMMTSFTRIIIVFGLLRNALGTPSAPPNQVLLGLSLFLTFFIMAPVFDKIYQDAYLPFSQNKISMEVAIDKGAQPLREFMLRQTREADLALFARLANTPPIVGPEAVPMRILLPAYVTSELKTAFQIGFTVFIPFLIIDLVIASVLMALGMMMVPPATIALPFKLMLFVLVDGWQLLVGSLAQSFYS; from the coding sequence ATTCGTCGTCTGCTTCCCCTCCTGCCGTTGCTGTTGTTAACGCCGGAGGTGCATGCTCAATTGCCTGGTCTGGTTACTCAGCCGCTGCCGAATGGCGGTCAGAGTTGGTCTTTGCCGGTGCAGACGCTGGTTTTTATTACCTCGCTGACCTTTTTGCCAGCCATTTTACTGATGATGACCAGCTTTACGCGCATCATCATCGTGTTCGGCCTGCTGCGTAACGCGCTGGGTACGCCTTCTGCGCCACCGAACCAGGTGCTGCTGGGTCTGTCGCTGTTCCTGACCTTTTTTATCATGGCGCCGGTGTTCGATAAGATTTATCAGGACGCCTACCTGCCGTTTAGTCAGAACAAAATCTCGATGGAAGTGGCGATAGACAAAGGCGCACAGCCGCTGCGTGAGTTCATGCTGCGTCAGACGCGTGAAGCGGATCTCGCGCTGTTTGCCCGTCTGGCGAACACCCCGCCCATCGTCGGGCCGGAAGCGGTGCCGATGCGTATTCTGCTGCCAGCTTATGTTACCAGCGAGCTGAAAACCGCCTTTCAGATTGGCTTTACGGTGTTTATTCCTTTTTTGATTATCGATTTGGTCATTGCCAGCGTGTTAATGGCGCTGGGGATGATGATGGTACCGCCGGCAACGATTGCCCTGCCATTTAAGCTGATGCTATTTGTGTTGGTTGACGGCTGGCAGTTGCTGGTTGGGTCGCTGGCGCAGAGCTTTTATTCCTGA
- the fliR gene encoding flagellar biosynthetic protein FliR, whose translation MLTLDSNQLMLWVGQFFWPLVRLLALFSTAPIFSERAVSKKVKIGLAVMITWILAPQLPPANVTLFSVGGFWLLIQQILIGIALGFTMQFAFAAVRMAGELIGLQMGLSFATFFDPGSRLNMPVLARFLDMLAMLLFLTFNGHLWLISLLADSFHTLPIGGDPLNANAFLALAKAGGLIFLNGMRLALPLIILLLTINLALGLLNRVAPQLSVFAIGFPITLSIGILTIGILMPLLAPFCEHLFSEVFDLLSDILSEMPQN comes from the coding sequence ATGTTAACGCTGGACAGCAACCAACTGATGCTCTGGGTCGGCCAGTTTTTCTGGCCGCTGGTGCGTTTGCTGGCCCTGTTCAGTACGGCACCCATTTTCAGTGAACGCGCCGTTAGTAAAAAGGTCAAAATCGGTCTGGCGGTCATGATTACCTGGATTCTGGCACCGCAGTTGCCGCCAGCTAATGTAACGCTGTTTTCAGTAGGCGGTTTTTGGCTATTAATTCAGCAAATTTTGATTGGCATCGCTTTAGGTTTCACTATGCAGTTCGCTTTTGCCGCAGTTCGCATGGCGGGTGAACTCATCGGATTACAGATGGGGCTCTCATTCGCCACCTTCTTTGATCCGGGCAGTCGACTGAATATGCCAGTGCTGGCACGCTTCCTGGATATGCTGGCGATGTTGCTGTTTCTCACCTTCAACGGGCATCTGTGGTTAATCTCGCTGCTGGCGGACAGTTTTCATACATTGCCGATTGGTGGAGATCCACTTAATGCCAATGCATTCCTGGCGCTTGCTAAAGCGGGCGGGTTAATCTTTCTCAACGGTATGCGACTGGCGCTACCGCTTATCATTTTATTGCTCACGATTAACCTGGCCCTGGGTTTGTTAAATCGTGTTGCACCTCAGCTATCCGTTTTCGCTATTGGCTTTCCTATAACCTTATCGATCGGAATTTTAACAATTGGCATACTTATGCCACTCCTCGCCCCCTTTTGTGAGCACCTGTTTAGTGAAGTGTTTGATTTACTTTCTGACATACTTTCTGAAATGCCGCAAAACTAA
- the fliQ gene encoding flagellar biosynthesis protein FliQ, with product MSPESVMVLGHDAMKIALMVAAPLLLAALISGLIISLLQAATQVNEQTLSFIPKILSVAATVVVAGPWMLNLLLDYIRTLFSNLPYMIG from the coding sequence ATGTCCCCAGAATCGGTAATGGTCCTTGGCCACGACGCAATGAAAATCGCCCTGATGGTGGCGGCCCCGCTGCTGCTGGCTGCACTGATCAGCGGTCTGATTATTAGCCTGTTGCAGGCGGCGACCCAGGTCAACGAGCAGACGCTCTCTTTTATTCCCAAAATTTTATCCGTAGCCGCTACTGTAGTAGTGGCGGGCCCCTGGATGCTAAACCTGCTGCTGGACTATATCCGCACGCTGTTCAGCAACCTGCCCTATATGATCGGCTAA